In one window of Macrotis lagotis isolate mMagLag1 chromosome 5, bilby.v1.9.chrom.fasta, whole genome shotgun sequence DNA:
- the GDAP2 gene encoding ganglioside-induced differentiation-associated protein 2 isoform X3, which produces MDPLGAPSQFVDIDTLTSWFEWYEAADVNSSETLTENFQDEVIRSPFPFNKALSGKVILWKGDVALLNCTAIVNTSNESLTDKNPVSESIFMLAGPDLKEELQKLKGCRTGEAKLTKGFNLAARFIIHTVGPKYKSRYRTAAESSLYSCYRNVLQLATEQAMSSVGFCVINSAKRGYPLEDATHIALRTVRRFLEIHGESIEKVVFAVSELEEATYRKLLPLYFPRSLKEESQSLPYIPADIGNAEGEPVVPERQIRISEKPGALDDNLEEEDEGLGADLSFIGSHAFARMEGDVDKQRRLILQGQLSEAALQKQHQRNYNRWLCQARAEDLSDIASLKALYQTGVDNCGRTVMVVVGRNIPVTLIDMDKALLYFIHVMDHIAVKEYVLVYFHTLTSEYNHLDSDFLKKLYDVVDIKVPVLNCVQPCSYNERLKSLLTLKEQRQWEDKLKTVICKQAILISWRHVVN; this is translated from the exons ATGGATCCTTTGGGTGCTCCTTCCCAGTTTGTGGATATTGACACTTTGACCAGCTGGTTTGAATGGTATGAAGCAGCTGATGTCAATTCCTCAGAAACATTAACTGAAAACTTCCAGGATGAAGTCATTAGATCACCTTTTCCCTTCAATAAAGCACTCAGTGGAAAAGTGATTCTTTG GAAAGGAGATGTAGCATTACTGAACTGTACAGCTATAGTCAATACCAGCAATGAGAGTCTGACTGATAAGAATCCAGTGTCTGAAAGCATCTTCATGCTTGCAGGGCCTGACTTGAAAGAAGAACTCCAGAAACTCAAAG GTTGCCGAACAGGGGAAGCAAAACTTACGAAAGGATTCAATCTGGCTGCCCGTTTCATCATTCACACGGTGGGACCTAAATACAAGAGCCGCTATCGCACAGCAGCTGAAAGCTCCCTATATAGCTGTTATAGAAATGTGCTGCAATTGGCAAC AGAGCAGGCAATGTCCTCAGTGGGATTTTGTGTCATTAATTCTGCAAAAAGAGGATATCCTTTGGAGGATGCTACCCATATAGCACTCC GCACAGTGAGAAGATTCCTAGAAATTCATGGGGAGTCCATTGAAAAAGTAGTATTTGCTGTCTCTGAGCTTGAAGAG GCTACCTACAGAAAGTTACTGCCTTTATATTTTCCAAGGTCATTAAAGGAAGAAAGCCAGTCTTTGCCATACATTCCTGCAGATATTGGAAATGCAGAAGGGGAGCCAGTAGTACCAGAGCGACAGATTAGGATCAGTGAAAAACCGGGAGCTCTGGATG ACAACTTAGAAGAAGAAGACGAAGGCTTGGGAGCTGATCTCTCTTTCATTGGATCTCATGCTTTTGCTCGAATGGAGGGAGATGTTGATAAACAGAGACGACTGATCCTTCAGGGACAGCTCTCAGAGGCAGCTCTGCAGAAACAGCATCAAAGAAA TTATAATCGCTGGCTATGTCAAGCAAGAGCTGAAGATCTATCTGATATTGCTTCTTTAAAAGCCTTATATCAAACAG GTGTAGATAATTGTGGTCGCacagtgatggtggtggtgggaagAAACATTCCTGTGACATTAATAGATATGGACAAG gctcttttatattttatccacGTAATGGATCACATTGCTGTAAAAGAATATGTCTTAGTGTACTTTCACACACTTACTAGCGAGTACAATCACCTGGACTCTGACTTCCTGAAGAAACTCTATGATGTCGTTGATATCAA GGTGCCTGTTTTAAACTGTGTTCAGCCCTGTAGCTACAATGAAAGACTGAAGTCGCTGCTTACTCTCAAGGAGCAGAGACAATGGGAAGACAAATTGAAAACAGTTATATGCAAACAAGCCATACTGATTTCATGGAGACATGTTGTTAACTAA